From Methanorbis rubei, one genomic window encodes:
- a CDS encoding XTP/dITP diphosphatase, which yields MITVVTGNKNKAAEVAAFFAGITEVTHVDFTCIEPQAETVEEIARAKAEQAYAALGTPLIVDDTGLFIDALSGFPGPYAAYVQDTIGNTGVLQLMSGIADRRAYFETAVAYADTDGISVFSGVVEGEITAAERGTDGFGYDPIFAVGVRTLAEMSMEEKNKLSHRARALAAFRDWYITSR from the coding sequence GTGATTACGGTTGTTACCGGCAACAAAAACAAGGCAGCCGAGGTCGCGGCATTCTTCGCAGGCATTACCGAAGTGACGCATGTCGACTTCACCTGCATTGAGCCGCAGGCCGAAACAGTGGAGGAGATTGCACGCGCGAAGGCAGAGCAGGCATACGCCGCGCTTGGAACACCGTTGATCGTGGATGATACCGGACTCTTCATCGATGCGCTGTCCGGGTTTCCCGGACCCTATGCTGCATATGTGCAGGACACAATAGGCAACACGGGTGTTCTCCAGCTGATGAGCGGTATCGCCGACAGGCGTGCATATTTTGAAACGGCTGTTGCCTACGCTGATACGGACGGCATCAGTGTATTCTCCGGGGTCGTGGAGGGGGAGATAACAGCAGCCGAACGCGGGACAGACGGATTTGGTTACGACCCGATATTCGCTGTAGGCGTTCGAACTCTCGCCGAAATGTCCATGGAGGAAAAGAACAAACTCTCCCACCGCGCCCGTGCCCTTGCAGCTTTTCGCGACTGGTACATAACCTCGCGGTGA
- a CDS encoding 50S ribosomal protein L40e has translation MRFPEAEARLLNVQVCMKCNARNASRATSCRKCGSKALRPKNKERKA, from the coding sequence ATGAGATTCCCAGAAGCAGAGGCAAGACTTCTTAATGTACAAGTTTGCATGAAATGCAACGCACGTAACGCTTCCCGCGCAACCAGCTGCCGCAAGTGCGGCTCAAAGGCACTTCGCCCGAAGAACAAGGAACGCAAAGCATAA
- a CDS encoding putative phosphothreonine lyase domain-containg protein — protein MFEDEVTETEEEIMTEELTDLAFGMFTIFMEQQLEKEQTCLYREVEAGADLTDRCASCLPVFEDAYPPLVPALSSLGTAADIAGLYAAGEGIVPTKTTRSYWIQQDRPGVATGVSGAEEAGKWLIFLLPEDVDAAWQKVRNAMVLGTLGIGAKVSTAKENEDSRDERKVIYVFTENWADEADVMRVREELKQLGFVDRIGYKRNLDTYAGEYREKGKRVTYYSV, from the coding sequence ATGTTCGAGGACGAAGTCACCGAGACCGAAGAAGAGATCATGACAGAGGAACTGACTGATCTGGCGTTCGGGATGTTTACCATCTTCATGGAGCAGCAGCTGGAAAAGGAACAGACCTGCCTTTACCGTGAGGTAGAGGCCGGCGCGGATCTGACCGACCGCTGTGCATCCTGTCTGCCTGTCTTTGAGGACGCGTATCCTCCGCTTGTTCCGGCGCTCTCCTCTCTTGGAACAGCCGCAGATATTGCTGGACTCTATGCCGCAGGCGAAGGCATCGTTCCAACAAAAACCACTCGGTCCTATTGGATACAGCAGGACCGCCCCGGCGTTGCCACCGGTGTTTCGGGTGCTGAGGAGGCAGGGAAGTGGCTGATCTTTTTACTGCCCGAAGACGTTGACGCCGCATGGCAGAAGGTCCGCAACGCAATGGTTCTCGGGACTCTTGGTATCGGTGCAAAGGTCAGCACTGCAAAAGAGAATGAGGACTCGCGCGACGAACGCAAAGTGATCTATGTGTTCACTGAGAATTGGGCTGACGAGGCGGACGTGATGCGGGTGCGCGAGGAGTTGAAACAGCTCGGTTTTGTTGACCGGATCGGCTACAAGCGCAACCTCGACACGTATGCAGGCGAGTACCGGGAAAAGGGAAAGCGCGTGACCTACTACTCGGTCTAA
- the htpX gene encoding zinc metalloprotease HtpX → MIWKRDYGLIARQIVAWVIIGLIYVVLFSVIGWWLAGTGMFGSYYLYMIIGMAAVMALVQYFLSDKLVLMSTKAKVVTEDEEPKLYAMVKKLADEAGLPMPRVAIMPSPVPNAFATGRSPKHAVVAVTQAIRGILTDDELEAVLAHELAHVKNRDMLTMTIGSFLVSVAAMIINNAFIMALLSSNRNSENGGGIIVFIVAMVVVVIVYVVGTMITMAISRYREFSADRGSAYITRDPDALIRALKKISGKMETIPPDKKREISAENSFYIIPAISGESVMELFSTHPPLEKRIANLEKVKMEMQGY, encoded by the coding sequence ATGATATGGAAGCGTGACTATGGTCTCATCGCCCGTCAGATCGTGGCATGGGTCATTATAGGCCTTATCTACGTGGTACTGTTCTCCGTGATCGGCTGGTGGCTTGCCGGAACCGGCATGTTCGGCTCGTACTACCTGTATATGATCATCGGTATGGCGGCAGTAATGGCGCTTGTTCAGTACTTCCTTTCCGACAAACTGGTGCTGATGTCAACGAAGGCCAAGGTTGTCACCGAGGATGAGGAGCCGAAGCTGTATGCAATGGTGAAGAAACTCGCCGATGAAGCAGGTCTGCCGATGCCGCGCGTGGCAATTATGCCTTCGCCGGTACCGAACGCATTTGCAACCGGCAGAAGCCCGAAACATGCGGTTGTTGCCGTGACCCAGGCGATCAGAGGTATCCTGACTGATGATGAGCTTGAGGCGGTGCTTGCTCATGAACTGGCACACGTGAAAAACCGTGACATGCTGACGATGACGATCGGAAGTTTCCTGGTTTCAGTCGCAGCAATGATCATCAACAATGCCTTCATCATGGCACTTCTGAGCAGCAACCGCAACAGCGAGAACGGCGGCGGCATTATTGTCTTTATTGTGGCGATGGTAGTGGTTGTTATTGTGTATGTTGTGGGAACGATGATTACGATGGCAATCTCCCGGTACCGCGAGTTCTCCGCAGACCGCGGCAGTGCCTACATCACCCGCGACCCGGACGCACTGATTCGTGCGCTGAAAAAGATCTCGGGCAAGATGGAGACGATCCCGCCGGACAAGAAGCGCGAGATCTCAGCAGAGAACTCATTCTATATTATTCCGGCAATCTCCGGCGAGTCGGTGATGGAGCTGTTCTCCACTCACCCGCCTCTTGAGAAGCGGATTGCAAACCTTGAGAAGGTTAAGATGGAGATGCAGGGATACTAA